A window of the uncultured Alphaproteobacteria bacterium genome harbors these coding sequences:
- a CDS encoding fused 3-hydroxybutyryl-CoA epimerase and delta(3)-cis-delta(2)-trans-enoyl-CoA isomerase and enoyl-CoA hydratase; 3-hydroxyacyl-CoA dehydrogenase (fragment): protein MDIVVEAVVENPKVKKAVLSETEDKVRPDTVLASNTSTIPISELASVLKRPENFCGMHFFNPVHRMPLVEIIRGEKSADETIAKVVAWASKMGKTPIVVNDCPGFFVNRVLFPYFAGFSQLLRDGADFRKVDKVMEKQFGWPMGPAYLLDVVGIDTAHHAQAVMSAGFPQRMQKDYRDAIDALFDASRFGQKNGLGFWRYKEDNKGKPKKEEDATVDDLLADVSNAKRDFSEDEIIARMMIPMVNEVVRCLEEGIIASPAEADMALVYGLGFPPFHGGAFRWLDTLGSAKYLDMAQQYQHLGPLYDVPEGLRNKARHNEPYYPPVEPARPVGDLKTA, encoded by the coding sequence GTGGACATCGTGGTCGAAGCCGTGGTTGAAAACCCGAAAGTCAAAAAAGCGGTGCTGTCCGAAACGGAAGACAAGGTTCGCCCGGATACCGTGCTGGCCTCTAACACCTCCACCATTCCCATCAGTGAACTGGCAAGCGTGCTGAAACGCCCGGAAAATTTCTGCGGGATGCATTTCTTTAACCCGGTTCACCGGATGCCGCTGGTTGAGATCATTCGTGGCGAGAAAAGCGCCGATGAAACCATCGCGAAAGTAGTCGCCTGGGCAAGCAAAATGGGCAAAACACCGATTGTGGTGAACGACTGCCCTGGCTTCTTTGTAAACCGCGTACTGTTCCCTTACTTCGCGGGATTCAGCCAGTTGCTGCGCGACGGAGCGGACTTCCGCAAAGTCGACAAGGTCATGGAAAAACAGTTCGGCTGGCCGATGGGCCCGGCATACCTGCTTGATGTTGTCGGCATTGATACAGCGCATCACGCGCAGGCCGTGATGTCCGCAGGCTTCCCGCAGCGGATGCAAAAAGATTATCGCGACGCGATCGATGCGCTGTTTGACGCCAGTCGTTTTGGTCAGAAAAACGGTCTGGGCTTCTGGCGCTATAAAGAAGACAACAAAGGTAAGCCGAAGAAAGAAGAGGATGCCACCGTTGATGACCTGCTGGCTGACGTCAGTAACGCGAAGCGTGATTTCAGCGAAGACGAAATTATCGCCCGTATGATGATCCCGATGGTCAACGAAGTGGTGCGCTGTCTCGAAGAAGGCATTATCGCCAGTCCGGCAGAGGCCGATATGGCACTGGTTTACGGTCTGGGCTTCCCTCCGTTCCACGGCGGCGCGTTCCGCTGGCTGGATACGCTCGGCAGCGCGAAGTATCTCGATATGGCGCAACAGTATCAGCACCTCGGTCCGTTATACGACGTTCCGGAAGGTCTGCGTAATAAAGCGCGTCATAACGAACCGTATTATCCCCCGGTTGAGCCTGCCCGTCCGGTCGGCGACCTGAAAACGGCTTAA